A window from Aeromonas rivipollensis encodes these proteins:
- a CDS encoding calcium:proton antiporter: MKSFIRQEIALPVGLLTLLFFKTLGSDLLTEATPLAVYLPVSLALLAIVTWAIFSVVRHSDALAIKLGEPFGTLILTLSVISLEVVMISSVMLTGDPNPTMARDTMFAVVMLVTNGLVGFTLLFGGWRYHTQNFNLDGVKSYLVAIIPLALLCLVLPNFTRGGTLGSMSSAMSWMLIIISVLLYGVFLLIQTRSHSHFFVDSDHEDHEEHHGILRSNVYHTLLLLAYLVVVILLAKTLAIPINYGVHVLEAPAALGGFIVACIVLAPEAVGAIKAAFNNQLQRAMNLYFGSVLATIALTVPSVLFIGSLLGQEVRLGLSPADMVLLITTLMVCKVTFSSGRTNVLHGATHLVLFVVYLFLMFEHE; encoded by the coding sequence ATGAAGTCATTTATCCGGCAAGAGATTGCCCTGCCCGTTGGCCTGCTGACCCTGCTCTTCTTCAAGACCCTGGGCAGCGACCTGCTGACAGAAGCAACCCCCCTTGCGGTTTACCTGCCGGTGTCACTGGCCCTGCTCGCCATCGTCACCTGGGCCATCTTCTCCGTCGTGCGTCACTCCGACGCCCTGGCCATCAAGCTGGGTGAACCTTTCGGCACCCTGATCCTGACCCTGTCGGTCATCTCCCTCGAAGTGGTGATGATCTCCTCCGTGATGCTGACCGGCGACCCCAACCCCACCATGGCCCGCGACACCATGTTCGCCGTGGTGATGCTGGTGACCAACGGTCTGGTGGGCTTCACCCTGCTGTTTGGCGGCTGGCGCTATCACACCCAGAACTTCAATCTGGACGGGGTCAAATCTTACCTGGTCGCCATCATTCCCCTGGCCCTGCTCTGCCTGGTGCTGCCGAACTTCACCCGGGGCGGTACCCTTGGCAGCATGTCCAGCGCCATGTCCTGGATGCTGATCATCATCTCGGTGCTGCTCTACGGCGTCTTCCTGCTGATCCAGACCCGCAGCCACAGCCACTTCTTCGTCGACAGCGACCACGAGGATCACGAGGAGCACCACGGCATACTGCGCAGCAACGTCTATCACACCCTGCTGCTGCTCGCCTACCTGGTGGTGGTGATACTGCTGGCCAAGACCCTGGCCATCCCCATCAACTACGGGGTCCATGTGCTGGAGGCACCGGCTGCGCTGGGCGGCTTCATCGTGGCCTGTATAGTGCTCGCACCTGAAGCCGTGGGCGCCATCAAGGCCGCCTTCAACAACCAGTTGCAGCGCGCCATGAACCTCTACTTCGGTTCGGTGCTGGCCACCATAGCCCTGACGGTCCCCTCTGTGCTGTTCATCGGCTCCCTGCTCGGGCAGGAGGTGCGCCTCGGCCTCTCCCCTGCCGACATGGTGCTGCTCATCACCACTCTCATGGTGTGCAAGGTGACCTTCAGCAGTGGCCGCACCAATGTGCTCCATGGCGCCACCCATCTGGTGTTGTTTGTCGTTTATCTGTTCCTGATGTTCGAGCACGAATAA